In one window of Camarhynchus parvulus chromosome 18, STF_HiC, whole genome shotgun sequence DNA:
- the EXOC7 gene encoding exocyst complex component 7 isoform X5, whose translation MPGAPRRAHHGGAALTGRARWERAAERLGAMIPSEEVSARRREIEDKLKQEEETLSFIKESLEKSDQLTKNMVSILSSFESRLMKLENSIIPVHKQTENLQRLQENVEKTLSCLDHVISYYHVAKDTEKIIKEGPTGRLEEYLNCMDKIQKAVEYFQDNNPDSPELNRVKSLFERGKESLESEFRSLMTRHTKPVPPILILDLISGDEEMDTQEEMSLEHLPESVLHDIIRISGWLVENGRNQDFMTVYFQIRSVQLDRSIKGLKDHFRKNSSSSGVPYSPAIQNKRKDTPTKKPIKRPGTIRKAQNLLKQYSQHGLDGKKGASNLIPMEGRDDVFDIEIDAYIHCVSAFVKLAQSEYQLLTEIVPEHHQKKTFDSLIQESLDNLIMEGDNIVSAARKAIIRHDYSAVLTIFPILKHLKQMKPEFDQVLQGTAAGTKNKLPGLITSMETTGAKALEEFADNIKNDPDKEYNMPKDGTVHELTSNAILFLQQLLDFQETAGAMLASQETSSSASSYSSEFSRRLLSTYICKVLGNLQLNLLSKSKVYEDPALSAIFLHNNYNYILKSLEKSELIQLVAVTQKTAERSYRELIEQQIQTYQRSWLKVTDYISERNLPVFQPGVKLKDKERQMIKERFKGFNDGLEELCKIQKAWAIPDMEQRDKIRRAQKTIVKETYGAFLSRFGNVPFTKNPEKYIKYQVDQVGEMIEKLFDTSA comes from the exons GTTTCAATCCTCTCCTCCTTTGAGAGCCGTTTGATGAAGCTGGAGAACTCCATCATCCCTGTCCACAAGCAGACAGAGAACCTGCAGCGCCTGCAGGAGAATGTGGAGAAGACCCTGTCCTGCTTGGATCACGTCATCAGTTACTACCACGTGGCCAAGGACACAGAGAAGATCATCAAGGAAGG cccCACGGGGAGGTTGGAGGAATACTTGAATTGCATGGACAAAATCCAGAAGGCAGTGGAATACTTCCAGGACAACAACCCCGACAGCCCGGAGCTGAACCGTGTG AAATCCCTCTTTGAGCGGGGCAAGGAGTCCCTGGAGTCAGAGTTCCGCAGCTTGATGACACGACACACCAAGCCAGTGCCACCCATCCTGATCCTGGACCTGATCAGTGGGGATGAGGAGATGGACACGCAGGAGGAGATGTCCCTGGAGCACCTCCCGGAGAGCGTCCTGCACGACATCATCCGCATCTCGGGCTGGCTGGTGGAGAACGGCAGGAACCaag ATTTCATGACAGTTTACTTCCAGATCCGCTCTGTGCAGCTCGACCGCTCCATCAAGGGGCTGAAGGACCATTTCCGTAAGAACAGCTCTTCCTCAGGGGTGCCATATTCCCCTGCCATTCAGAACAAAAGGAAGGACACCCCCACCAAAAAGCCCATCAAGAGACCAG GCACGATCCGTAAGGCTCAGAACCTTCTGAAACAGTACTCTCAGCATGGTCTAGATGGGAAAAAGGGGGCCTCTAACCTCATTCCTATGGAAG GGAGGGACGACGTCTTCGACATTGAGATCGACGCGTACATCCACTGCGTCAGTGCCTTTGTCAAACTGGCCCAGAGCGAATACCAGCTCCTGACAGAAATTGTCCCAGAGCACCACCAGAAGAAGACCTTTGATTCTCTCATCCAG GAGTCATTGGATAACTTGATCATGGAGGGTGATAACATTGTCTCAGCTGCCCGGAAAGCCATCATCCGACATGACTACTCAGCTGTGCTCACAATCTTCCCCATCCTGAAGCATCTCAAGCAGATGAAGCCAGAATTTGACCAGGTCTTGCAG GGAACTGCAGCAGGCACTAAGAACAAACTGCCAGGGCTGATCACTTCCATGGAGACCACTGGTGCAAAGGCACTGGAAGAGTTTGCAGACAACATTAAG AATGATCCAGACAAGGAGTACAACATGCCAAAAGATGGAACAGTTCATGAACTCACCAGCAAT GCCATCCTTTTCCTACAGCAGTTACTGGATTTCCAGGAGACAGCAGGTGCCATGCTGGCATCACAAG AGACCAGCTCCTCAGCCAGTAGCTACAGCTCAGAGTtcagcaggaggctgctgagcaCCTACATCT gCAAAGTTCTGGGCAACCTGCAGCTTAACCTGCTTAGCAAATCCAAGGTTTATGAAGACCCAGCTTTGAGTGCCATTTTTCTGCATAACAACTACAACTACATTCTGAAATCTCTGGAGAA GTCTGAGCTGATCCAGCTGGTGGCTGTGACACAGAAAACAGCTGAGAGGTCCTACCGGGAGCTCATTGAGCAGCAGATCCAGACCTACCAGCGCAG CTGGTTGAAGGTGACAGATTACATCTCTGAGAGAAACCTGCCTGTCTTTCAGCCAGGAGTGAAG CTCAAGGACAAGGAGAGGCAGATGATAAAGGAGCGCTTTAAG GGTTTTAATgatgggctggaggagctgtgtaAGATCCAGAAGGCCTGGGCAATCCCAGACATGGAGCAGCGGGACAAAATCCGCCGGGCACAGAAAACCATTGTGAAAGAGACCTATGGTGCCTTTTTGAGCAG aTTTGGCAATGTGCCCTTCACCAAGAACCCTGAGAAATACATCAAATACCAGGTTGACCAGGTGGGGGAGATGATTGAGAAGCTGTTTGACACGTCAGCATAA